The Garra rufa chromosome 18, GarRuf1.0, whole genome shotgun sequence genome window below encodes:
- the LOC141291148 gene encoding LOW QUALITY PROTEIN: E3 ubiquitin-protein ligase TRIM21-like (The sequence of the model RefSeq protein was modified relative to this genomic sequence to represent the inferred CDS: substituted 1 base at 1 genomic stop codon): MASSNGPLNEELQCSICLDVFNDPVTTPCGHNFCRACLNKCWKTNRGCFCPICNEKFSKRPHLKINTTLREVVQHFKEKLEVGKPEVFCDICDERKQKAVKSCLMCQSSYCETHLEPHHRVSRLNKHTLINAVENLEDYICQKHQRPLELFCRDDQMCLCLSCTEGEHRMHNTVSIVEGTQEKKNQMVKAQTDLQHMIQERMKKIQEIQHSVELGKVSRRXNNIKEKSASVELFTDLSCSFERCQSELLEKMEKHQKATEKEAKDLIKELQHEIAQLKKRHAELEQLSHTEDDLHLLQICPSICTPMRTKNWTETNTDFNTNVCALNKALIQLKELETVHKKLGQTVLRRMRQYAVDVTLDPDTAYPELILSKDGKQVHHGGMKQKLPDNPKRFDSCLDVLGKDGFSSGKFYFEVQVKGKTEWDLGVARESMNRKGKVRLSPEDGCWILVLRNGSQYKACENPCVSLSQRETLEKVGVFVDYEEGLVSFYDVESSSHIYSFTSQSFSDKLFPFLSPCYNDESKNSSPLIISPVISNE; the protein is encoded by the exons ATGGCATCCTCCAATGGTCCACTAAATGAGGAGCTCCAGTGCTCCATCTGTCTGGATGTGTTCAATGATCCAGTCACTACTCCATGTGGACACAACTTCTGCAGAGCCTGCCTGAACAAGTGCTGGAAAACCAATCGAGGCTGTTTCTGTCCAATCTGTAATGAAAAATTCAGCAAAAGACCTCATCTCAAGATTAATACGACACTCAGAGAGGTTGTGCAACACTTTAAGGAGAAGCTCGAGGTAGGAAAACCCGAGGTGTTCTGTGACATCTGTGATGAAAGAAAGCAGAAAGCCGTGAAGTCCTGCCTGATGTGTCAAAGCTCTTACTGTGAGACTCACCTTGAGCCTCATCACAGAGTCTCACGTTTAAACAAACACACGCTGATCAACGCTGTGGAAAATCTGGAGGATTATATATGCCAGAAACACCAGAGACCATTGGAGTTGTTCTGCAGAGATGATCAgatgtgtctgtgtctgtcctgCACTGAAGGAGAACACAGGATGCACAACACTGTTTCTATAGTGGAGGGAACTCAAGAGAAGAAG AATCAGATGGTTAAGGCACAGACAGATTTGCAGCACATGATCCAGGAGAGAATGAAGAAGATTCAAGAGATCCAGCACTCAGTAGAGCTGGGAAAGGTCAGTAGAagataaaataatataaa agagaaatcagccAGTGTTGAGCTCTTCACTGACCTGAGCTGCTCCTTTGAGAGATGTCAGTCTGAGCTGTTGGAGAAAATGGAGAAACACCAGAAAGCAACAGAGAAAGAGGCCAAAGATCTCATTAAAGAGCTGCAGCATGAAATTGCTCAACTTAAGAAGAGACATGCTGAGCTGGAGCAGCTCTCACACACTGAGGATGATCTGCATCTCCTACAG ATTTGCCCATCCATTTGCACTCCTATGCGAACAAAGAACTGGACAGAAACTAATACTGACTTTAATACGAATGTGTGCGCTCTCAATAAAGCTCTAATTCAACTGAAGGAGTTAGAGACTGTACATAAAAAACTTGGTCAAACTG TGTTGAGGAGGATGCGGCAATATGCAG TGGATGTGACTCTGGATCCCGACACAGCTTATCCTGAACTCATCTTGTCTAAGGATGGAAAACAAGTCCATCATGGAGGCATGAAGCAGAAACTTCCTGACAATCCAAAGAGATTTGATTCATGTTTAGATGTTCTGGGAAAAGATGGTTTCTCTTCAGGGAAATTTTATTTTGAGGTGCAGGTGAAGGGAAAGACTGAGTGGGATTTAGGAGTGGCCAGGGAATCCATGAATAGGAAGGGGAAGGTCAGACTGAGTCCTGAGGATGGATGCTGGATTTTGGTTTTGAGGAATGGGAGTCAATATAAAGCTTGTGAAAATCCCTGTGTCTCCTTGTCTCAAAGAGAGACGCTTGAGAAGGTGGGTGTGTTTGTGGATTATGAAGAGGGTCTGGTCTCTTTTTATGATGTGGAGTCCAGCTCTCATATCTACTCTTTCACTAGTCAGTCTTTCAGTGATAAACTCTTTCCATTCCTCAGCCCATGTTATAATGATGAAAGTAAAAACTCAAGCCCACTGATCATTTCACCTGTCATTTCAAATGAATGA
- the LOC141291149 gene encoding uncharacterized protein, which produces MERDNKLNREDMEKASVCVNEGTDSVWSDSDRLSPQRSRETQDSDLGLNLLCYTDTQESVCDGHGYTNQIFTESLGSDCNAEEEQMPLKMCTVKLEDCRNLTKMKREITDDEEQSEDDDDDVFFPSDLIIVKEESETLNEAEEIHQHNNLHNLISEETGHERGTSLIQEGQKPYKCAQCRRSFSQREQLEMHINVHTGEKPFACRECGKSFTRQGSLNVHMRVHTGEKPFLCPQCGKSFSIKLYLKNHLKIHTGEKPYTCPECGRIFSQRGHLDTHMRSHTGEKPYSCNECGKSFTRQGRLSIHMRTHTGEKPFTCPQCGKSFIGKHYLKDHLKVHTGEKPYTCPQCGKSFAHKGILNVHMRVHTGEKPYSCHECGKCFTRAESVKDHHLRIHSGEKSNCKP; this is translated from the exons ATGGAGAGAGACAACAAACTGAATAGAGAG GACATGGAAAAAGCTTCAGTGTGTGTGAATGAAGGGACGGATTCTGTCTGGAGTGACAGCGATCGACTCTCTCCACAGAGATCCAGAGAAACGCAAGACTCAGACCTCGGCCTCAATTTACTTTGTTACACTGACACTCAAGAGAGTGTGTGTGACGGTCATGGATACACCAATCAAATCTTCACAGAGTCTCTGGGTTCAGACTGTAATGCTGAAGAAGAGCAGATGCCACTTAAAATGTGCACAGTGAAGCTGGAGGACTGCAGGAACCTAACGAAGATGAAAAGAGAAATCACAGATGATGAAGAACAGAGCGAAGATGATGATGACGATGTTTTTTTTCCATCAG ACTTGATAATTGTAAAAGAGGAAAGTGAAACCCTGAATGAAGCGGAAGAGATACATCAGCACAACAACCTTCATAATCTTATATCTGAAGAAACAGGCCACGAACGTGGAACGAGTTTAATTCAGGAAGGTCAAAAACCATACAAATGTGCTCAGTGCAGGAGGAGTTTCTCACAAAGAGAACAGCTTGAAATGCATATAAatgttcacaccggagagaaaccttttgCCTGCcgtgagtgtggaaagagtttcacacgtCAAGGAAGCCTTAATGTGCACATGAGAgtccatactggagagaagccttttctGTGtcctcaatgtggaaagagtttcagtatcAAGCTATACCTTAAGAATCACCTGAaaattcatactggagaaaaaCCGTACACGTGCCCTGAGTGTGGGAGGATTTTCTCTCAAAGAGGACACCTTGACACGCACATGAGATCTCACACCGGAGAAAAACCATATTCATGTAATGAGtgcggaaagagttttacacGCCAAGGAAGACTCAGTATTCACATGAGGACTCACACCGGTGAGAAGCCGTTCACGTGtcctcagtgtgggaagagtttcattgGTAAACATTACCTTAAGGATCATCTGAaagttcacaccggagagaaaccgtacacatgccctcagtgtggaaagagttttgcgcATAAAGGAATCCTTAAtgtgcacatgagagttcacaccggagagaaaccttattcTTGCCatgagtgtggaaagtgtttcacacGGGCAGAGAGTGTCAAAGATCATCATCTAcgaattcactctggagaaaagtCAAACTGTAAACCGTAG